From a single Miscanthus floridulus cultivar M001 chromosome 8, ASM1932011v1, whole genome shotgun sequence genomic region:
- the LOC136471013 gene encoding PRA1 family protein H-like: MAASSSFKPNPLSLSVPDPALDRWLRDSGYLDLLDSTTTGGPSSASAPSTSTSSAAASPAAGPASSGVAADVLAFARTLASLLALNPFARLSTADLTAPTPSWSLAFIGPPGAASYSWPPTPTQARLRVQENVRRYARNYAALTILVFACCLYRMPMALLGMLASLAVWEGVLYCRDHWGLTTRAPGVAQALLHCAQIATAILLYVCNLQFALVYAIGLSYALMMLHASLRKLTPSSLPDPSNKNRRAQPRRS, from the exons ATGGCGGCCTCGTCGTCGTTCAAGCCGAACCCGCTGTCGCTGAGCGTGCCGGACCCCGCGCTCGACCGCTGGCTCCGGGATAGCGGCTACCTCGACCTCCTCGACTCCACCACCACCGGAGGGCCGTCGTCAGCCTCGgccccctccacctccacctcctccgccgccgccagcccCGCCGCCGGCCCGGCCTCCTCCGGCGTCGCGGCCGACGTCCTCGCCTTCGCGCGCACCCTCGCCTCGCTCCTCGCGCTCAACCCCTTCGCGCGCCTCTCCACCGCCGACCTGACCGCGCCCACCCCATCCTGGTCGCTCGCCTTCATCGGCCCCCCCGGCGCCGCGTCCTACTCCTGGCCGCCCACACCCACCCAGGCCAGGCTCCGCGTCCAGGAGAACGTCCGCCGGTACGCGCGCAACTACGCCGCGCTCACCATCCTCGTCTTCGCGTGCTGCCT TTACCGGATGCCGATGGCGCTGCTGGGGATGCTGGCCAGCCTCGCCGTCTGGGAGGGCGTGCTCTACTGCCGGGACCATTGGGGCCTCACCACCAGGGCTCCAGGGGTTGCCCAAGCTCTGCTGCACTGTGCACAGATTG CTACTGCTATACTACTGTACGTCTGCAACCTACAGTTTGCTCTCGTGTACGCCATCGGATTGAGCTATGCAT TGATGATGTTACACGCCTCCCTCCGGAAGTTGACTCCCTCAAGTCTACCAGATCCCAGTAATAAGAACAGGAGGGCACAACCGAGACGGAGCTAG
- the LOC136475592 gene encoding uncharacterized protein has protein sequence MAGILAWAADVVGGAGGSDDEADDDARAAASAAMTPAQRLRAADLDARAASLRRAIHDLRLRVPPPHVAQRLPHLHSHSLASSAALALQLNAHSSTKEQTQQREVTLQEENAAYEKAISECKQKIQEKQMEASQLQSNLEEIEVTEHNLKTQLENALKEQEAAQHKASTAASGTTENALLEAKSAINLKSKDLEEKKRELELLDNKVQTLEKEWSVVEEESLKKPTPAQREKVLERQLHSLIEQLTAKQAQAEILATDVHSKEKELERLNHLHRNLYSSANETGAPRSRLNRGLLSGPEDYYYDPKGGRRPYQAGVRTEGQNRLMILRSAIVLYVLLLHVVVFIKISV, from the exons ATGGCGGGGATCCTGGCGTGGGCAGCCGACGTGGTCGGCGGGGCCGGCGGCAGCGACGACGAGGCCGACGACGACGCGCGTGCCGCGGCGTCGGCCGCCATGACCCCGGCCCAGCGGCTCCGCGCCGCCGACCTGGACGCGCGGGCGGCCTCGCTGCGCCGCGCCATCCACGACCTCCGCCTCCGGGTGCCCCCGCCGCACGTCGCGCAGCGCCTGCCCCACCTCCACTCCCACTCCCTCGCGTCCTCCGCCGCGCTCGCGCTCCAGCTCAACGCGCACTCCTCCACCAAGGAGCAG ACCCAGCAAAGAGAAGTAACTCTCCAAGAAGAAAATGCAGCCTATGAGAAAGCTATATCAGAGTGTAAACAGAAAATTCAGGAAAAGCAGATGGAGGCCAGTCAGCTTCAGAGTAATCTGGAG GAAATTGAAGTAACAGAGCATAATTTAAAGACACAGCTTGAAAATGCTCTGAAGGAGCAAGAGGCTGCTCAACATAAAGCATCAACAGCAGCCTCTGGAACAACTGAAAATGCTCTACTGGAAGCTAAATCAGCAATCAATCTTAAATCTAAAGATTTGGAGGAGAAGAAAAGGGAGCTG GAACTATTGGATAACAAGGTGCAAACATTAGAGAAAGAGTGGTCTGtggttgaagaagaatctttaAAGAAACCCACTCCTG CACAAAGAGAGAAGGTCCTGGAGAGACAACTACACAGCCTCATCGAGCAGTTGACAGCTAAGCAA GCTCAAGCTGAAATCCTGGCCACTGACGTGCATTCCAAAGAAAAGGAGCTGGAACGGCTGAACCATCTGCATAGAAACCTCTACAGCAGTGCCAATGAAACTGGTGCACCCCGGAGCCGCCTCAACAGAGGCCTCTTGAGCGGCCCTGAAGATTATTATTACGACCCTAAAGGGGGTCGGAGACCGTACCAGGCTGGCGTTAGAACAGAAGGCCAGAACCGGCTGATGATCCTTAGGTCCGCAATTGTACTGTATGTTTTGCTGCTCCATGTCGTCGTTTTCATAAAGATATCAGTTTGa